The DNA sequence CACCATTTGCAGAAATTACTGCAACTTGTGCAACTTCATCCATTTTTTCTAAAGAAATTGTGCAAGACATCGACGTAATTTCTTTTAATACCACATCTTTTGCCTTTTGTATTCCATTCTTAATACCAACACGATCATTTCCAGCTGCAATTGACTTTGAAGCTTCCATTATCATATTGCTAGTTAGTATTGAGCACGTTGTTGTACCATCACCAACTTTGTCATTACATTGAGAACAACTTTGAGCGAAAACGCTTGCTATTGCAGCGTGTAATGGTTTTTCAGGCTTTATGCCTTTCATTACTTTATAGCCATCTTTTGTGACTTCTGGTCCACCATATGGCTTGCTAATTCCTACTGTTTTTCCCCTAGGTCCTGCAGTTACTGCTACCGTTGAGTCAACCATTGCTGCAACTTCACGAAAGGCTTCTTGTAACTGTTCGCCTGATACTACTATATTAGCCATTTTTATCACCCCTTAAATTAATAAAAAATTTAAAATATTAAAATACATAATGCACTTATATAGCGCATTAATTTAGTAAAATAGAGATAACTATTTGATAACAGCGAGTATATCTAACTCCTTCATTACGATATACTTTTCATTATCATGCTCTACTTCTGTTCCAGCCCATTGGCGATAGAATATTTTATCACCAGCTTTTACAGTTAAAGCTACGCGCTCTCCGCTTGAGTTGCGTGAACCACTGCCAATTGCTATAATTTCACCTTTAGTAGGCTTCTTTTCAGCGCTTGACGGAAGTACAATTCCACCTTGTTTTTCTTCGTTGATAGGCTTTACTAATACACTATCATCTAATACACTTAAGTTTACGTTTGACATTTGTCTTTCCTCATTAACTAACCTACAATTCTATGTAGTCATCTAAAGGTTACATTTCAAGGGTTGGGGTTAGTAAGATACAAGAAAAAGTGTATAATTTAAGGTTTGAATAGAAGTTTTATGGGTTACATACCGCTACCAAATCGTGGTGTAATATCTTTATATGGACCAGATACAAGAGGTTTTTTGCAGGATATTATAACAAATGATATCAATAAGTTGGATAGTCAAAAGGCTATTTACTCTTTATTACTTAGCCCTCAGGGAAAATACCTATACGATTTTTTTCTTATTGAGTATGACAAATATATTTTTCTTGAGTGTGAAAACACTCATCTGCAGCAAATAATTGAAAAACTAGATTTGCTCAAAACTTACTTGAGAGTGAGGATTAAAGATGTTAGTTCGTTGCATGAGGTTGGAGTCTTGTTTAATACTAAATTAGTGGAGGATAGTAATGAATCGCAAGTTATTTTCCAAGATCCAAGACATAGATCTTTAGGAATGAGGATTATACATAAGGGTAAAATAAAGGAATTAGCTGGAGATTTTACTCAATATGAAAAAGTTAGAATTCAAAATCTTATTGCAGATGGAGCGAAAGATATGGTGCAAAATTCGTCATTCCCGCTGCAATACTTAATTGATAAGATAAATGGCATAAGCTTTAATAAAGGGTGCTATATAGGTCAGGAAGTTGTAAATCGAATGAGCAGACAAGAAGCATTCAGAAGGAAACTTTACCTCGTTGAGGGAGAAAATGCACTTCCAAATATTGGCACTAAAGTAATTAGTGAAAATAATGAAGAAGTAGGGGAACTGCGCTCTAGTGTGGACAATATTGGACTTGCATTGCTTAATACTGAAAAAAGCCATGCAAATTTATATGCAGGTGGAGTTAGCATTAAGACGTTATAATGGGAATCAATTTTTCGTGTTTACCAATTTAGATTGCTGGCTAGCTATAAATCAAATGTTAGGAGGAGTGGCAGTATTGCAGGTAAATTTGTAGTATAACTGACTTTAATTTTTCTTCCTATAAGATTCTTTTCTGTGTTTTATTGAAGTGATAGTTACTTCGCACTCTGCAATGTCTACTGTATAGATAATACGATAATCGCTAACTTGTAGCCTTCTGTGCCCTTTAAGTTCGTAGAGCAATGGTGCACCAACTTTCATTGGTTCATCTGCAATTCGCTCGTCTATAGCTCTTATAATACTTTTCTTGATTGGTGACGATAAAGTAGGGAAATCTTTCTTAACAACGTTTTCTAAATAAGTAATCTTATATTTCAGTTTGTACCCTCAACTCTTTTAGCTAATACTGTATCCCAGTTTATATCCTCGCTTCTAATCTTTTTCGTGCCTGGAACATCAAGCTCAGCAGCACGCTCGATTAGTATTCTATCTTCCTCAAGTTCAATTGCTTGTTGCATTAACTTCTCTGTTAATTCTTTTACAGATTTGTTTCTTACTTCAGCAAGTCCAGTAAGGCACTTCGAAGTTTCTTTGCTGAAAGTTATACTAAATCTTGAATCTGCCATAAGTTTTACCAAAAAAGTATAGTAATAACTATACAACATTTTTCTGAAATTTTCAATAAAAAAAACGTATCTGAAAAGTAATTATACTATTATCGATATAGTATTAATACTTTAAGGAAAATATTATGGTAAATGATTTAAAACCTAAACAAGATTTGATTCCATCGATACTTAGGGCATACGATCCACATTATGATTGCCACAGAAATTGTGAAACTATACATCCTTTCAAGGCATGCTGCGAGTATTTAATATCAGTAAAGAGAGAAGATGGTAGCAAAAACTATCTGTGGCTGCTCTTTAGCAGTGTTAATCGCTTGGTGTTGGGGCTATTCACAACATTGTGAATAACTCAGTTGATAATCCAGTGGAATACGTAGTTTACGCGTTATTAGTACTTGAGCATTTTTCGATGCTAATCTGGAGGTGCAACAGGCACTTTTTTATGCTGTTTGAGAAGAGCAAAAATTGCATTTTCTCTTGCTGAAAGCTTGTGTTGCTTATATTTTCCATAATATACATTATGTAATTTTCGATACTAATGACTGTTAGGTCATTTTTGATTACTACACTAATGTTAATTTGGTCTAACGCCTTGTGACTACTGTTAATTTTCGGTAGACTTTGTCTCGCCGGGATGCCCATAAGGTAGCTAGTAAAGGGCAATTTACATAATTCCACTATCAATGTTAATATACTCAAGCAAGAAAAAGCGCTCTGGTGTTCATCCTTTTTTTATAGCTAATATTCTTGATTCAATCCTTTGCTTTCTTCTCAATATATCTACATATTAGGATAGAGAGCTCGTATAATACCAGCATTGGAATTGCAAGCCCTACTTGGCTTAGTACATCAGGTGGAGTTAAGATTGCGGCAATAATGAAAATTACCACTATTGCAATTCTGCGTTTATTTGACAAACTTTGTGCAGTGAGTAGCCCTACCCTCACCATTAAGGTGAGTATGACTGGAATTTGAAATGCGGTACCAAACGCAAACATGAATTGGAGAACAAGGTCTAAATATTCACTAACTGATGGCATAAACTCTATCGGTATACCGAAAGACTTTCCACTATGTTCAAAAGCAATAAAAAATTTCCAGGCCAAGGGAAATATGTAGTAATAAACTACAGCAGCTCCCGTTATAAACAAAACTGGTGTTGCAATTAAGTATGGCAATAACACTGCCTTTTCGCGTTTATATAACCCAGGTGCTAGAAACATATAGAATTGCCATGCAAACACAGGAAAAGAAAACAAAAGTGTACTCATTATTGCAACCCTGAGATATACGAAAAACGCTTCTGTTAAGTCTGTATAGATTAGAGAAAAATCATCGCTATCTTTTGTAACTTCTATTAAAGGTGCAAGTAAAAAACGGTATATATTTTCTTTAAAGTAGTAACAAAAACCGAAAGTAACACAAAAAAATAGAAAGCAAAAAATAACCCTTTTTCTGAGTTCCGCAAAGTGCTCATAAAATGAAGCATATTTTGTATTCATACTTTACAATAATGCTATGTCTAACATCCTTAGTGAAAAAGCCCATTCATTATCGTACCACGCTGCAACTCTACAGATATCACCTGTGACATATGTACCAGCTAAATCCACAATTGCACTATAAGGGTTATGAACAAAGTCTATTGAAACTAAAGGTTCTTTACATATGGAAAGTACATGATTTGCTGAATTCTTAAACATTTCATTTATTTTTCCAACTGTTACCTTCGTATCAGTCGTAAATTTAAAATCAACCATAGAAACATTGCTAACTGGAACTCTAATGGCAGTGCCATCTAGCTTTCCTTTTAACTCAGGAATAACAGAACCAATAGTTTTTGCTGCCCCAGTTGTAGTTGGCACCATAGACAGGCCACAAGCCCTTGCCCTGCGCAAGTCTTTATGATTGCCATCAAGAATATTTTGATCATTTGTATAGGCATGTATAGTGGTCATAAAACCGCTTTTTATACCTAAATTAAAATGTAAAACGTGTACAATTGGAGCCAGACAGTTTGTAGTACAAGAACCTGCTGAGATCACTTTATGCTCCTTTTTGAACATATCGTTATTTACGCCGTAAACTATAGTTACGTCAGCATCTGAAACTGGAGCAGAGACAATTACTTTTTCTGCATTATGCTTTGCTGCTTTCGCACGCTTGTTGAATGCACCAGTGCATTCAAGTACCACATCAACATTCCAAGGAATATTCTCAGGATTCCGTTCTCTATATAAAGAAAACTTTTTACCATTTATAGATAGCCAATTTCCAGACTCGTTAAAATCAATATCACCACTGAATTTACCATGAACAGAGTCATATTTAATCAAATGTGCATGCTGCTCAGCACTGAGTGACCCATTTACAGCTACGACTTCTATTTGCTCACCATATTTTTCTATTTCAAAAATAGCACGCAATACACTTCTGCCTATTCTACCAAGACCATTAATTCCTACACGAATTGTCATTTTTCCATCTTAAAAGTTTAATTATAGGGAATATTGCCTGATATTTCATTCTATTCTTTTAGTTGTTAATCCTAATGTTATAATATATTGATGCTTATCTTGACTAAAGAAACTGTATCACTTAATTAATAATATCTAAATTTTAACTTGGAGTAGGTTATGCATGGATTACCAATGACAAATTCAGATAATCAGTATCAGCAAAGAAAAATAGAAGCATTGCAAAAAGAAAATAAAGGACTGTCAGAAAAAGTGAAAACACTACAGAAAATGTCAGTGCTGCACAATGAAATGCTAGTAATGCTACAGTGGAAATCAATAACAGAGAAACTGCGCACAGAAATATTAAAAAAACTGCTAGAAGCACCTCAAGAAGCAGCAGCATTTCAATTAGAAGAAAGAGATGAAGATCAGCAAGTAATAGAAGACATACTGGATATGCAAGAAGAATTTGAATCTTCACAAAATTTGGAAAATGCTACCACTGAACAACAAAATATGCAAGGACAGAACATATAGCTCTTTCCTACTCTTCAGAGTTAGCTAAATAGCTGACTCTGAAAAGTAGATAACAATTAGGGCTTCTTTTACCTTTTTTATTTAGTAAATTCCTTAATATTTCTAATTATAAAGAACCCGTCAGTTATTTTTGTATTTTACGGCTAAGGATATTACTCTTTGGTATTTTATTCTTTAATATCTTAATAATTAACTTGATTAAGTAACTATAGCACTATATTATTTAACTAAATATTAATGGTAATTATCATGGATTTAAAAAACTTACAACAAGAGTTGCTTGGAATAATTTTTTTCATACTTGCACCAATTAATGCAGAAGAGGAAAAAGATATGAAAGAGCGAGCATTAAAGATTATTGATGAATTAAAAGATC is a window from the Wolbachia endosymbiont of Armadillidium arcangelii genome containing:
- a CDS encoding YgfZ/GcvT domain-containing protein encodes the protein MGYIPLPNRGVISLYGPDTRGFLQDIITNDINKLDSQKAIYSLLLSPQGKYLYDFFLIEYDKYIFLECENTHLQQIIEKLDLLKTYLRVRIKDVSSLHEVGVLFNTKLVEDSNESQVIFQDPRHRSLGMRIIHKGKIKELAGDFTQYEKVRIQNLIADGAKDMVQNSSFPLQYLIDKINGISFNKGCYIGQEVVNRMSRQEAFRRKLYLVEGENALPNIGTKVISENNEEVGELRSSVDNIGLALLNTEKSHANLYAGGVSIKTL
- a CDS encoding co-chaperone GroES — translated: MSNVNLSVLDDSVLVKPINEEKQGGIVLPSSAEKKPTKGEIIAIGSGSRNSSGERVALTVKAGDKIFYRQWAGTEVEHDNEKYIVMKELDILAVIK
- the tatC gene encoding twin-arginine translocase subunit TatC; this encodes MNTKYASFYEHFAELRKRVIFCFLFFCVTFGFCYYFKENIYRFLLAPLIEVTKDSDDFSLIYTDLTEAFFVYLRVAIMSTLLFSFPVFAWQFYMFLAPGLYKREKAVLLPYLIATPVLFITGAAVVYYYIFPLAWKFFIAFEHSGKSFGIPIEFMPSVSEYLDLVLQFMFAFGTAFQIPVILTLMVRVGLLTAQSLSNKRRIAIVVIFIIAAILTPPDVLSQVGLAIPMLVLYELSILICRYIEKKAKD
- the gap gene encoding type I glyceraldehyde-3-phosphate dehydrogenase — its product is MTIRVGINGLGRIGRSVLRAIFEIEKYGEQIEVVAVNGSLSAEQHAHLIKYDSVHGKFSGDIDFNESGNWLSINGKKFSLYRERNPENIPWNVDVVLECTGAFNKRAKAAKHNAEKVIVSAPVSDADVTIVYGVNNDMFKKEHKVISAGSCTTNCLAPIVHVLHFNLGIKSGFMTTIHAYTNDQNILDGNHKDLRRARACGLSMVPTTTGAAKTIGSVIPELKGKLDGTAIRVPVSNVSMVDFKFTTDTKVTVGKINEMFKNSANHVLSICKEPLVSIDFVHNPYSAIVDLAGTYVTGDICRVAAWYDNEWAFSLRMLDIALL
- a CDS encoding type II toxin-antitoxin system RelE/ParE family toxin, with protein sequence MKYKITYLENVVKKDFPTLSSPIKKSIIRAIDERIADEPMKVGAPLLYELKGHRRLQVSDYRIIYTVDIAECEVTITSIKHRKESYRKKN